A genomic window from Caballeronia sp. SBC1 includes:
- a CDS encoding hotdog family protein produces the protein MNNNSFGSIETILPHRGSMLLLDGVSACTDETLTAYASVRADAWYADADGAMPVWIGIELMAQAIAAHVALLAMRAGGQARPGVLLGSRRYEAHIPVFACGARLRIEVKELLRGEEGHGAYECTIHDDQDHSSVCCAEAVIKVYQPVDFQSFIVGSFGS, from the coding sequence ATGAATAACAACAGCTTTGGCTCCATTGAAACGATCTTGCCGCACCGGGGCAGCATGCTGCTGCTCGACGGCGTCAGCGCCTGCACGGACGAAACCCTGACCGCTTACGCAAGCGTTCGCGCGGATGCGTGGTATGCCGATGCCGACGGTGCGATGCCGGTGTGGATCGGTATCGAACTGATGGCGCAGGCAATTGCTGCTCACGTTGCTTTACTCGCGATGCGCGCAGGCGGTCAGGCACGTCCCGGCGTCCTGCTCGGATCGCGCCGGTACGAAGCGCATATCCCGGTGTTTGCATGCGGTGCCCGTTTACGCATAGAAGTGAAAGAGCTGCTGCGCGGTGAAGAAGGTCACGGCGCGTACGAATGCACGATTCATGATGACCAGGATCACAGCAGCGTGTGCTGCGCCGAAGCAGTCATCAAGGTGTATCAACCGGTTGATTTTCAGTCGTTTATTGTTGGGAGTTTCGGATCATGA
- a CDS encoding 3-ketoacyl-ACP reductase FabG2 → MSRRVLVTGASRGIGRAIAYQLAADGFTVSVHCRSGRTEAEAVATGIAAQGGTARVLQFDVRDRAACREVLEADVASYGAYYGIVCCAGVTRDAAFPALTEEDWDIVIETGLDSFYNVVHPLTMPLVRAKQGGRIVTIASVSGVTGNRGQVNYSAAKAGLIGATKALAVELATRNITVNCVAPGLIDTGMLEGVPLEQALKTVPMNRVGQPAEVASVVSFLMSDAASYITRQVIGVNGGMI, encoded by the coding sequence ATGAGCCGGCGAGTTCTTGTAACGGGTGCGAGCCGTGGCATCGGCCGCGCGATAGCGTATCAACTCGCGGCAGACGGCTTCACGGTCTCCGTGCACTGCCGCAGCGGGCGCACTGAAGCCGAAGCTGTCGCGACCGGCATTGCCGCTCAAGGCGGCACGGCACGCGTGCTGCAATTCGATGTCCGCGACCGCGCTGCATGCCGCGAAGTGCTCGAAGCAGACGTGGCTAGCTACGGCGCGTATTACGGCATCGTCTGTTGCGCGGGCGTGACGCGAGACGCGGCGTTCCCGGCGCTCACCGAAGAGGACTGGGACATCGTGATCGAAACCGGTCTCGATTCTTTCTATAACGTCGTGCATCCGCTGACCATGCCGCTTGTGCGCGCGAAGCAGGGTGGTCGCATAGTGACGATCGCCTCGGTCTCCGGCGTGACGGGCAATCGCGGACAGGTGAACTACAGCGCGGCGAAGGCCGGACTCATTGGCGCTACGAAGGCGCTCGCCGTCGAACTCGCGACGCGCAATATCACCGTCAATTGCGTCGCTCCCGGATTGATCGACACCGGCATGCTTGAGGGCGTACCGCTCGAACAGGCATTGAAAACGGTGCCGATGAACCGCGTCGGGCAACCGGCCGAAGTCGCGTCCGTGGTGAGTTTTCTCATGTCGGATGCGGCCTCGTACATCACGAGGCAAGTGATCGGTGTCAACGGCGGGATGATCTGA
- a CDS encoding NAD(P)/FAD-dependent oxidoreductase, giving the protein MNTDSSNLNTTVDVAIIGAGPSGAVAAALLRKAGRSVLVLERQHFPRFSVGESLLPQSMAYLEEAGMLQAVVEAGFQYKNGAHFIYRDQSSSFDFRDKHSPGWGTTYQVERAVFDDLLIKCAAKQGAEVRFGHTVQAMQTGTAPVLDVIDETGVAYRVQARFVLDASGFGRVLPRLLNLEAPTRMPTRAAIFTHVRDGIPAGATDRNKICVATHPEHRNVWFWMIPLAGGRSSVGCVAEASFLEGPEDERDAKLRALIQQEPTLKRLIGEAPFLMPVRHIGGYSANVERLHGPGYALLGNAGEFLDPVFSSGVTIALRSAHLAVQTLERQFNGETLDWQAEYDVPLRKGIDTFRAFVERWYTGELQDIIFYPHKTPHIQRYISAVLAGYAWDESNPYVADPVRRLNALHEICKGS; this is encoded by the coding sequence TTGAATACTGATTCTTCGAATCTGAACACGACTGTCGATGTAGCCATCATTGGCGCTGGCCCCTCGGGGGCGGTCGCGGCTGCACTGCTCAGAAAGGCGGGCCGTTCGGTGCTCGTGCTTGAGCGCCAGCATTTTCCGCGCTTTTCGGTGGGCGAGAGCCTGTTGCCGCAAAGCATGGCGTACCTGGAAGAGGCCGGCATGCTGCAGGCCGTCGTCGAGGCCGGGTTCCAGTACAAGAACGGCGCGCATTTTATTTATCGGGACCAGTCGTCGTCCTTTGATTTCCGCGACAAACATTCGCCGGGATGGGGCACGACGTATCAGGTCGAACGCGCGGTATTCGACGACCTGCTGATCAAATGTGCCGCGAAGCAGGGTGCCGAAGTGCGTTTCGGCCACACCGTCCAGGCGATGCAAACCGGCACTGCGCCCGTGCTCGATGTGATCGATGAAACGGGTGTTGCATACCGCGTGCAAGCGCGTTTTGTACTCGATGCAAGCGGCTTCGGCCGCGTATTGCCGCGTCTCCTGAATCTTGAAGCTCCCACGCGGATGCCCACGCGTGCGGCCATCTTTACGCACGTGCGCGATGGCATCCCGGCTGGCGCCACGGATCGGAACAAGATCTGCGTTGCGACGCACCCGGAGCATCGCAATGTCTGGTTCTGGATGATTCCGCTGGCAGGCGGACGCTCGTCGGTTGGCTGCGTGGCCGAAGCGAGTTTTCTGGAGGGTCCCGAGGACGAACGCGATGCGAAGCTGCGCGCGCTGATCCAGCAGGAGCCGACGCTTAAGCGGCTCATCGGTGAGGCGCCGTTCCTGATGCCGGTGCGGCATATCGGTGGTTATTCGGCGAACGTCGAGCGGCTGCATGGTCCGGGATACGCGTTGCTTGGTAACGCCGGCGAGTTCCTTGATCCGGTGTTTTCATCGGGTGTGACGATCGCGCTGCGCTCCGCGCATCTGGCGGTGCAAACGCTTGAGCGGCAGTTCAATGGGGAGACGCTCGACTGGCAGGCAGAGTACGATGTGCCGCTACGAAAAGGGATTGATACGTTCCGTGCATTCGTCGAACGGTGGTACACCGGCGAATTGCAGGACATCATCTTTTATCCGCATAAGACACCGCATATTCAGCGTTATATCAGCGCGGTGCTGGCGGGTTACGCATGGGACGAATCGAATCCTTACGTGGCCGATCCGGTGCGCAGACTCAACGCGCTTCATGAGATATGCAAGGGTTCTTGA
- a CDS encoding beta-ketoacyl-[acyl-carrier-protein] synthase family protein, with protein MNGPRVYLHALGMINALGDSVGSIVPALAAVVSPGMGTIHTGIGDAFVGSVTVPLDLAPADSLARYDCRNNRLLLAALVQIAPAVETARERYGAHRIGVVLGTSTSGIEAAEAAFVYQAQAGKLPVSFDYRQVEIGTVAPFAAAALGVHGPAFTISTACTSSAKAFVSARRLLQLHLCDAVVVGGVDSLCELTVQGFASLESTSVVRSNPMSRNRSGINVGEGAAVFLMSRDEGPVVLAGVGESSDAHHISAPDPHGAGGEIALRAALADAGLAPADIAYVNLHATATRKNDDMEAHLMARVFKDGVAASGTKPMTGHQLGAAGATELGFAWLTLARDDVALPRHLWDGEADPALPPLDLVENERYLRRTAAAQYVMSNSFAFGGSNVSLILGR; from the coding sequence ATGAACGGGCCAAGGGTTTATCTGCATGCGCTAGGGATGATCAATGCGCTCGGCGATAGTGTCGGCTCGATCGTGCCTGCGCTCGCGGCCGTGGTTTCACCCGGCATGGGGACGATCCATACCGGTATCGGCGATGCGTTTGTTGGCAGCGTGACCGTGCCGCTCGATCTCGCGCCTGCGGACTCGCTCGCACGTTACGACTGCCGCAACAACCGGCTGCTGCTTGCCGCGCTCGTACAGATCGCGCCGGCGGTAGAAACCGCTCGCGAGCGTTACGGCGCACATCGGATTGGCGTGGTGCTGGGCACGAGCACATCGGGTATTGAAGCGGCCGAGGCTGCGTTCGTGTACCAGGCGCAAGCGGGCAAATTGCCAGTGAGCTTCGACTATCGGCAAGTTGAAATTGGTACGGTGGCGCCGTTCGCCGCCGCGGCGCTGGGCGTCCATGGACCGGCATTCACGATCTCGACCGCGTGCACATCGAGCGCCAAGGCCTTTGTTTCCGCACGTCGGTTACTTCAGTTGCACCTGTGCGATGCGGTCGTGGTCGGCGGTGTTGATTCGCTATGCGAATTGACTGTACAGGGCTTTGCGTCGCTCGAATCGACCAGTGTGGTCCGCTCTAATCCGATGAGCCGTAATCGCAGCGGGATCAATGTGGGCGAGGGCGCGGCCGTGTTCCTGATGAGCCGCGACGAAGGCCCGGTGGTACTCGCGGGCGTGGGCGAATCGAGCGATGCGCATCACATTTCCGCACCCGATCCACACGGCGCGGGTGGTGAAATCGCATTACGTGCAGCACTGGCGGACGCCGGTCTTGCTCCGGCCGATATTGCTTATGTGAACCTCCATGCAACGGCGACGCGCAAGAACGACGACATGGAAGCACACCTGATGGCGCGGGTGTTCAAGGACGGCGTTGCGGCGAGCGGCACCAAGCCGATGACCGGACATCAACTCGGCGCAGCGGGCGCGACTGAGCTGGGGTTCGCGTGGCTCACGCTCGCGCGCGACGACGTCGCTTTGCCGCGTCATCTGTGGGACGGAGAGGCCGACCCGGCGTTGCCTCCACTCGATCTGGTCGAAAACGAGCGTTACCTGCGGCGCACGGCGGCCGCGCAATACGTGATGAGCAATTCGTTTGCGTTCGGCGGCAGCAACGTCAGCCTGATTCTCGGCCGGTGA
- a CDS encoding beta-ketoacyl-ACP synthase → MKRVVITGMGGVTAFGNAWDEIEANLRNGRNAVRRMPEWDYFELLHTRLACPLPAFTTPAHYPRKKTRSMGPVSLYSVRASELALADAGLADDLTIKDGRMGVAYGSSSGSVQPIRAFGKMIETGSMSDVTSNSYVQMMPHTTAVNVSLFWDLKGRIVPTSCACASGSQAIGYAYEMIAAGKQTLMLAGGAEELSGPAVAVFDTLYATSTRNDEPHLTPRPFDIARDGLVVGEGAATLVLEEYEHALARGARIHAEIVGFGCNSDGAHMTQPSAETMAFAMQLALRDAQLPAEAIAYVNAHGTSTDRGDVAESHATAQTFGERLPISSLKSYVGHTLGACGALEAWWTIEMMKRNWYAPTLNLKEVDPACAPLDYIMDSGRTIDAEYVMSNNFAFGGINTSLIFRRVP, encoded by the coding sequence ATGAAGCGCGTGGTCATTACCGGCATGGGCGGCGTCACGGCATTCGGAAATGCATGGGACGAGATCGAAGCAAACTTGAGAAACGGCCGCAACGCCGTGCGCCGGATGCCCGAGTGGGACTACTTCGAGTTGCTGCATACGCGGCTCGCGTGCCCCTTGCCCGCGTTCACCACGCCAGCTCATTACCCGCGCAAGAAAACGCGTTCAATGGGACCCGTGTCTCTGTATTCGGTGCGCGCGAGCGAACTGGCGCTGGCCGATGCGGGTCTCGCCGATGACCTCACGATCAAGGACGGACGCATGGGGGTGGCGTACGGATCGTCATCCGGATCGGTCCAGCCGATTCGCGCATTCGGCAAGATGATCGAAACCGGTTCTATGAGCGACGTGACCTCGAATAGCTATGTGCAGATGATGCCGCATACCACGGCCGTCAACGTCAGCCTGTTCTGGGATCTGAAGGGCCGGATTGTGCCGACATCTTGCGCGTGTGCATCGGGCAGCCAGGCGATCGGTTACGCCTACGAGATGATTGCAGCCGGCAAGCAAACGCTGATGCTCGCGGGCGGTGCGGAGGAGCTGTCCGGCCCGGCTGTCGCCGTGTTCGACACGCTCTACGCCACCAGCACGCGCAACGACGAGCCGCACCTGACCCCGCGTCCCTTTGATATTGCCCGTGACGGGCTCGTGGTCGGTGAAGGTGCCGCAACCCTGGTGCTCGAAGAGTATGAACACGCGCTTGCACGCGGGGCGCGCATTCATGCGGAGATCGTAGGCTTTGGTTGTAACTCGGACGGGGCGCACATGACGCAACCATCGGCCGAGACCATGGCCTTCGCCATGCAGCTCGCGCTGCGCGACGCACAACTTCCGGCTGAAGCTATTGCCTATGTCAACGCGCATGGCACGTCGACGGATCGCGGCGATGTAGCAGAAAGCCACGCGACGGCCCAGACTTTTGGCGAGCGTTTGCCGATCAGCTCGTTGAAGAGTTACGTTGGCCATACGCTGGGCGCGTGCGGTGCGCTGGAGGCGTGGTGGACCATCGAGATGATGAAGCGCAACTGGTATGCACCGACGCTGAACCTGAAGGAGGTTGATCCGGCTTGCGCACCGCTCGACTACATCATGGATAGCGGGCGTACGATCGATGCCGAATATGTCATGAGTAACAACTTCGCATTTGGCGGCATCAATACGTCGCTGATTTTCAGGCGCGTGCCATGA
- a CDS encoding beta-ketoacyl synthase gives MSGVSSTPRGLSRVVVTGMGIVSCLGGTLDEVSTALREGQSGIMRVDAWRERGLASQVAGVASIADEPPFDRKLERFMGDTARFACHAARKAIHDANLDLSLLRSPRAGAVIGSGTGTLSAYDAAIEMACARGIEKVPPYAVPQVMGSTTSANVAQVFGLEGMTYSPSSACTTSALAIGQAMQLIQTGRQQIVLAGGSEGLHENTTMLFDAMGALSRRFNDAPERASRPYDSSRDGFVIASGGGVLVLESLNHALSRGARIHAELTGFGHCTDGAGMVSPHASGIARAMRGALDEAGTRPSYINTHAPSTPLGDVEELHALCDVFGDDIPLFSSTKGLSGHPLGACGVHEAIYALLMMRDGFVAGTGPIETPDPRTNGMPLVRTSRPMKIDTAMSISFGFGGSCASLVFDAWKGV, from the coding sequence ATGAGCGGGGTTTCTTCGACGCCCCGTGGCCTGTCACGCGTGGTCGTGACGGGCATGGGCATTGTGTCGTGCCTGGGTGGTACGCTCGACGAAGTTTCCACCGCCTTGCGCGAGGGCCAAAGCGGCATTATGCGTGTCGATGCATGGCGTGAACGTGGCCTTGCAAGTCAGGTGGCGGGCGTAGCGTCCATTGCAGATGAGCCGCCGTTCGATCGCAAGCTCGAACGCTTCATGGGCGACACGGCGCGTTTTGCGTGTCACGCGGCACGCAAGGCTATACACGATGCCAACCTCGATCTCTCACTGTTGCGTTCGCCGCGTGCAGGCGCGGTAATCGGCTCGGGCACCGGCACGCTCTCGGCTTATGACGCAGCGATAGAGATGGCCTGCGCGCGCGGTATCGAGAAAGTGCCGCCATACGCGGTCCCGCAGGTGATGGGCAGCACCACATCGGCGAACGTGGCTCAGGTGTTCGGGCTGGAGGGCATGACCTATTCGCCGTCGTCGGCCTGCACCACATCAGCGCTGGCGATCGGACAGGCGATGCAACTGATCCAGACCGGCCGCCAACAGATCGTACTCGCGGGCGGCAGCGAAGGTTTGCATGAAAACACCACCATGTTGTTCGACGCAATGGGGGCATTGTCGAGGCGTTTTAACGACGCCCCGGAACGTGCCTCGCGTCCCTATGACAGCTCGCGCGATGGCTTCGTCATTGCGTCAGGCGGCGGCGTGCTGGTGCTTGAGTCGCTGAACCACGCCTTGTCGCGCGGCGCACGCATTCATGCCGAACTGACGGGTTTTGGCCACTGTACGGATGGTGCGGGCATGGTGAGCCCGCATGCATCGGGCATCGCGCGCGCCATGCGCGGCGCACTCGATGAAGCAGGTACACGTCCGTCCTATATCAACACGCACGCACCCTCTACACCGCTTGGCGACGTCGAGGAACTGCACGCGTTATGTGATGTATTTGGCGACGACATCCCGTTGTTTTCATCGACGAAGGGATTGTCCGGTCATCCGCTTGGAGCCTGTGGCGTGCACGAAGCAATCTACGCGTTGCTGATGATGCGCGATGGTTTTGTCGCGGGGACGGGGCCGATCGAAACGCCCGATCCACGCACGAACGGCATGCCGCTCGTGCGCACGTCGCGGCCGATGAAGATAGACACCGCGATGTCGATTTCATTCGGGTTCGGCGGCAGTTGCGCCAGCCTGGTCTTCGATGCCTGGAAGGGTGTTTGA
- a CDS encoding MMPL family transporter, whose protein sequence is MQVSQSQVAKPARGIRVGWLLLALVATLYCVWRFAGPSPLQTNLLALLPPTEADPVAEKAVDTLATALGDRTVFLVTSNDAAHAKAAAKQLGATLSASGAFGSVTAELPPFDLSKIAGLYMPYRFGLLALADRTALADGTVSLHDILARRLYSPLRSGLATQLADDPFGWLEHWLAGLPLATSNLEVEDSLLVAHQGNATSVLVMATLPGSAYESKVQHTVHEAVAHSEGALRQTFPDVTLARTGAVFYAEAARAASEREVHLIGVASLCGIALLMLLVFRSARLILLGFVSTALGIVCALAATMLIFGKLHLLTLVFGASLIGEAVDYSIQYFVVYLVAGSDWDPQRGVRAVRPALMVALTTSLLGYAILTWVPFPALKQIACFAIVGICTAFASVLWLLPALLVRAPKRSPQRVFAAAARLLGVWRAVIGGRRAWGVAALLLIVAVPGWLRLTSDDDIHLLIQRDPVLMAQEQKVRDAVGFDNTSQFFVVRGETPEIVLERAEALGAKLDGLPGTARLSSWQSITSFVPSAKRQGEDRALLSQRVFNDPSTLRATLVQAGFRDEVADAWLAAYSKSGHSILNVDSWLAAPWSQPFRHLWLGRVDAASTSGGYAAVVIPQGVTPANQPVLIATAHALPGVTFVDKAASVSTLFGAYRVDSGIWLAGALLSVLLLMMIRYRPLGGIVVTLPVLLAVGVTLAVFGYAGLPLNLFNWLALMLVLGVGANYAVFLREGAARANADLGAVWTGVLLSAATTLLSFGLLAMSAMPALKSFGGTLALGIAISVLLAPIGMPSERRRAA, encoded by the coding sequence ATGCAGGTGTCGCAATCACAGGTCGCAAAACCGGCGCGGGGCATACGCGTCGGTTGGCTGCTGCTTGCGCTCGTCGCAACGCTTTATTGCGTGTGGCGATTTGCCGGGCCGTCGCCGCTGCAGACGAACCTGCTTGCGTTATTGCCTCCAACGGAAGCGGATCCGGTCGCTGAAAAAGCCGTCGATACCTTGGCGACCGCGCTGGGTGATCGTACGGTTTTCCTCGTGACCAGCAATGACGCAGCGCACGCCAAAGCCGCGGCGAAACAGCTTGGCGCGACGTTGTCGGCAAGCGGCGCGTTCGGCTCGGTGACGGCGGAACTACCCCCTTTCGATTTATCGAAGATTGCCGGGCTGTATATGCCGTATCGATTCGGCTTGCTTGCGCTTGCCGATCGCACCGCGCTCGCAGACGGCACGGTCTCTTTGCACGACATACTCGCGCGACGTCTCTATAGCCCGCTGCGCAGCGGCCTCGCGACCCAACTCGCCGATGATCCGTTCGGCTGGCTCGAACACTGGCTTGCGGGCTTGCCGCTGGCGACCTCGAACCTGGAGGTTGAAGACAGTTTGCTGGTGGCACATCAAGGCAATGCGACCAGCGTTCTTGTGATGGCAACGTTGCCGGGTTCGGCGTATGAATCGAAGGTGCAGCACACGGTTCATGAAGCCGTGGCACATAGCGAAGGCGCGCTTAGGCAAACTTTCCCCGATGTCACCCTGGCCCGCACCGGCGCTGTTTTCTACGCAGAAGCGGCGCGCGCTGCCTCCGAGCGTGAGGTGCATCTGATTGGTGTCGCGTCGCTCTGTGGGATTGCGTTGCTGATGTTGTTGGTGTTCCGTTCGGCGCGGCTGATCCTGCTCGGCTTCGTCTCGACAGCGCTCGGCATTGTCTGCGCGCTCGCCGCCACCATGCTGATATTTGGCAAGCTGCATCTGCTGACGCTCGTGTTCGGCGCGAGTTTGATCGGCGAGGCAGTTGACTATTCGATCCAGTATTTTGTTGTTTATCTCGTGGCGGGGAGTGACTGGGATCCACAGCGCGGCGTGCGTGCCGTGCGGCCGGCGCTGATGGTTGCGCTGACAACAAGCCTGCTGGGTTACGCCATCCTCACGTGGGTGCCGTTTCCTGCGCTCAAGCAGATTGCGTGTTTTGCGATTGTGGGTATATGTACCGCCTTTGCGTCGGTATTGTGGCTGTTGCCTGCGTTGCTGGTTCGTGCGCCCAAGCGTAGTCCGCAGCGCGTATTCGCCGCCGCCGCGCGTCTGCTTGGCGTATGGCGCGCAGTGATCGGCGGACGGCGGGCGTGGGGCGTGGCGGCTCTTCTGCTGATTGTCGCCGTGCCCGGCTGGCTGCGGCTCACGAGTGATGACGACATCCATCTGCTGATCCAGCGCGATCCTGTGCTCATGGCGCAGGAGCAGAAGGTCCGCGACGCGGTCGGCTTCGACAACACCTCGCAGTTCTTCGTCGTGCGCGGCGAGACTCCCGAGATCGTGCTGGAGCGCGCTGAGGCGCTGGGCGCGAAGCTCGACGGTTTGCCGGGCACAGCCAGGCTGAGCAGTTGGCAATCGATAACGTCATTCGTCCCGTCGGCGAAGCGGCAGGGCGAGGACCGTGCATTGCTCAGTCAACGTGTATTCAACGATCCGTCCACATTACGCGCAACGCTTGTTCAAGCTGGTTTCCGCGATGAAGTCGCTGACGCGTGGCTCGCGGCGTACTCGAAGTCGGGCCACTCGATACTGAACGTCGATAGCTGGCTTGCTGCGCCGTGGTCGCAACCGTTCCGTCACTTATGGCTCGGCAGAGTCGACGCCGCATCAACGTCGGGCGGATACGCCGCCGTCGTGATTCCGCAAGGCGTGACGCCGGCGAACCAGCCCGTGCTGATTGCCACCGCACATGCGCTGCCCGGCGTAACCTTCGTCGATAAAGCCGCGAGCGTATCCACGCTGTTCGGCGCTTATCGTGTCGATAGCGGCATCTGGCTGGCTGGCGCGCTGCTAAGCGTACTCTTGCTGATGATGATTCGCTACCGGCCGCTTGGCGGCATTGTCGTCACGCTGCCGGTGTTGCTGGCGGTGGGCGTGACGCTCGCCGTATTCGGCTACGCAGGGCTGCCGCTGAATCTGTTTAACTGGCTGGCATTGATGCTCGTGCTCGGCGTGGGCGCAAACTATGCCGTGTTCCTGCGCGAAGGCGCCGCGCGTGCGAACGCCGATCTTGGCGCCGTGTGGACGGGCGTGCTGCTGTCGGCGGCAACAACTCTGTTGTCGTTCGGCTTGCTCGCCATGAGCGCGATGCCTGCGCTGAAGAGTTTTGGCGGGACGCTCGCACTGGGTATTGCGATATCGGTGTTGCTTGCGCCGATCGGCATGCCATCGGAACGAAGGAGGGCTGCATGA
- a CDS encoding multidrug effflux MFS transporter, producing the protein MNHTILDRSDPPAPIKNSPRFLLFVICLFASAGQLAIDIYVPALPAMARFFATSPQAIQSSVSGYMAAYAFGQLVFGPVSDAYGRKPVLAFGLVIFTIGCLLSLAAPNLETFLLARCLQGFGIAATNLLAKAIITDSFSGQALMHAFTYMAIAWGLAPIVAPVIGAHLQTWFGWQACLVFLLIYSLVMWAVIWRYRETLLRPVRLEPRTLMTNAGKVLSSPVFQSCFLAQGLCYSILLVFNIIGPFMVQNTLHKPPTYFGYLALGIGMMYFLGGLSNRLHGPRLPTAEQRLYVGARVMAATSIAMLLLALTVGLRVWTLATPVLVMGFCAGAMYPTLMAKGNSLFPHIAGLTSAILGCALLLVSSATMGLAGFLSVQVLTPLAVFFVILAFGVVWMVTKLLRHLAQLQPDATVCRNGKVA; encoded by the coding sequence ATGAACCACACTATTCTCGACCGCTCTGACCCTCCCGCGCCCATAAAGAACTCGCCGCGCTTCCTGCTGTTCGTGATCTGCCTGTTCGCCTCGGCCGGGCAGCTCGCAATCGACATCTACGTACCCGCGCTGCCCGCGATGGCGCGTTTCTTCGCGACTTCGCCCCAGGCCATACAGTCGAGCGTTTCCGGCTATATGGCGGCCTACGCCTTCGGTCAACTCGTCTTCGGGCCCGTATCCGATGCATACGGACGTAAGCCCGTGCTGGCTTTCGGCCTTGTCATTTTCACGATCGGCTGCCTGCTATCGCTCGCTGCGCCGAATCTGGAGACGTTCCTCCTCGCTCGCTGCCTGCAGGGCTTCGGCATCGCCGCCACTAACCTGCTCGCAAAGGCGATCATCACCGACTCGTTCTCCGGGCAGGCGCTGATGCATGCGTTCACGTACATGGCAATCGCGTGGGGGCTTGCGCCGATCGTGGCGCCGGTCATTGGCGCCCACCTGCAGACGTGGTTTGGCTGGCAGGCTTGCCTCGTCTTTTTGCTGATCTATTCGCTTGTGATGTGGGCGGTGATCTGGCGATATCGCGAAACGTTGCTGCGCCCGGTGCGCCTGGAACCGCGCACGCTGATGACAAATGCGGGCAAGGTGCTCTCGAGCCCGGTGTTCCAGAGCTGCTTCCTCGCTCAAGGCCTGTGCTACAGCATCTTGCTCGTCTTCAACATCATCGGGCCGTTCATGGTGCAGAACACGCTGCACAAGCCGCCGACCTATTTCGGCTACCTCGCGCTCGGTATCGGGATGATGTATTTCCTGGGCGGCCTGTCGAACCGTTTGCACGGCCCGCGTCTGCCGACTGCGGAACAGCGGCTGTATGTGGGTGCGCGCGTGATGGCGGCCACGTCGATTGCGATGCTGTTGCTCGCGCTGACGGTCGGCCTGCGCGTATGGACGCTTGCGACCCCCGTGCTCGTGATGGGGTTCTGCGCAGGCGCGATGTATCCGACGTTGATGGCGAAGGGAAACTCCCTGTTCCCGCACATCGCGGGCCTGACAAGTGCGATCCTCGGGTGTGCCCTGCTGCTCGTGTCGTCAGCGACGATGGGGCTCGCCGGCTTCTTGTCGGTGCAGGTCCTGACGCCGCTAGCGGTGTTCTTCGTGATCCTCGCGTTCGGCGTGGTCTGGATGGTGACAAAACTGCTGCGACATCTGGCGCAACTGCAGCCAGACGCAACCGTGTGTCGCAACGGCAAGGTGGCCTAG
- a CDS encoding class I SAM-dependent methyltransferase, producing the protein MSSSEISSVAFVPETAFGLWFLRTATWEHHVLRVAINDLKRLVDTSLPAVPVIVDVGCGQGQSFRLLGNAFRPGRIIGVDFHEPSLAEARDAARACSQNDGWTSEIELLHGDCAQLPLPDASADIVFCHQTFHHLVDQGRSLVEFRRVLKPGGVLLFAESTDAYIKSWVIRLLFRHPMHVQKSAGAYLDMIRHAGFAFGSKNVSMPYLWWSRAADFGLLERLGLHRPLPGKRRETLVNVAAIKAG; encoded by the coding sequence GTGTCGTCATCCGAAATATCGAGCGTTGCCTTCGTCCCGGAGACGGCCTTCGGGCTATGGTTTCTACGTACGGCCACGTGGGAGCATCACGTGTTGCGCGTAGCGATCAACGACCTCAAACGCCTGGTCGATACATCCCTGCCCGCGGTTCCCGTGATAGTTGATGTGGGCTGCGGGCAAGGTCAATCGTTCCGGCTGCTCGGCAACGCGTTCAGGCCCGGCCGGATCATCGGAGTCGATTTTCATGAGCCTTCGCTCGCGGAAGCCCGGGATGCTGCGCGGGCTTGCTCGCAGAACGACGGCTGGACCAGCGAGATCGAGTTGCTTCACGGCGACTGCGCGCAGCTTCCCTTACCCGATGCCAGCGCGGACATCGTGTTCTGCCATCAGACCTTTCATCATCTCGTGGATCAAGGCCGCTCCCTGGTTGAATTTCGCCGGGTGCTGAAACCCGGCGGGGTTTTGCTATTCGCTGAATCCACCGATGCGTATATCAAGTCCTGGGTGATCCGCTTGCTGTTTCGCCACCCCATGCACGTGCAGAAAAGCGCCGGCGCTTACCTCGATATGATCCGCCACGCCGGCTTTGCATTCGGTTCGAAAAACGTTTCCATGCCCTACCTGTGGTGGAGTCGTGCCGCGGACTTCGGACTCCTTGAACGGCTTGGGTTGCATCGGCCATTGCCGGGCAAGCGTCGTGAAACGCTTGTCAACGTGGCCGCGATCAAGGCCGGTTGA